In one Vibrio sp. VB16 genomic region, the following are encoded:
- a CDS encoding riboflavin synthase, with protein sequence MFTGIIEAVGKLTAITAKGEDIAITVDTGKLDMSDVKLGDSIATNGVCLTVVAFGSRSYTADLSLETLNLTGFTQYKVGDKVNLEKAMLPTTRFGGHIVSGHVDGVGSIVERNQVGRAIEFWVEIPNDITKYVAYKGSITVDGISLTVNELRKNAFKLTIVPHTSEETTMDNFQVGRKVNLEVDVLARYMERLLQGNSEQQPESKITMEFLQQNGFA encoded by the coding sequence ATGTTTACAGGAATTATTGAGGCAGTAGGAAAGCTAACGGCTATTACTGCCAAAGGCGAAGATATCGCCATTACGGTGGATACTGGTAAATTGGATATGTCTGACGTGAAACTTGGCGACAGTATTGCGACCAACGGAGTCTGTTTAACCGTTGTTGCTTTTGGTTCGCGCAGTTATACCGCCGATCTCTCATTGGAAACCTTGAATCTGACAGGTTTTACCCAATATAAAGTGGGAGACAAAGTGAACTTAGAAAAGGCAATGTTACCAACGACGCGTTTTGGTGGACATATTGTCTCTGGTCATGTGGATGGCGTAGGGTCGATAGTTGAACGAAATCAAGTGGGTAGAGCGATAGAATTTTGGGTGGAAATACCAAACGATATTACTAAATACGTTGCCTATAAAGGCTCGATTACCGTTGATGGTATTAGCCTGACGGTGAACGAGTTGAGAAAAAATGCCTTTAAATTGACCATTGTGCCTCATACTTCTGAAGAGACGACGATGGATAACTTTCAAGTGGGTAGAAAAGTAAACTTAGAAGTCGATGTATTAGCAAGATATATGGAACGGTTACTTCAGGGAAACTCTGAGCAGCAACCTGAATCCAAAATAACGATGGAATTTTTACAACAAAATGGTTTTGCTTAA
- the ribBA gene encoding bifunctional 3,4-dihydroxy-2-butanone-4-phosphate synthase/GTP cyclohydrolase II, producing the protein MPISTPKEIIEDIRLGKMVILMDDEDRENEGDIIIAAEHITPEAINFMATHGRGLICLTMTKDRCVNLGLAPMVQDNNAQYTTNFTVSIEAAEGVTTGISASDRAVTVLAAVGKDAKAADLVQPGHIFPLTAQDGGVLTRAGHTEAGCDLARLAGLEPSSVIVEILNEDGSMARRPDLEIFSEKHDIKVGTIADLIEYRNNTETTIERVAECKLPTEFGDFDLVTYRDTIDNEIHYALRKGSVSANEACLVRVHLHDVFTDLLRSNRNADRSWTLDTAMKRIGDEGGILVILGHEESSDLLVHRVKMFEQQDKGQAPTMAKKQGTSRRVGIGSQILADMGVSKMKLLSSTDKRYHALGGFGLEVVEYVTE; encoded by the coding sequence ATGCCAATTAGTACGCCAAAAGAAATTATCGAAGATATTCGTTTAGGAAAAATGGTTATCCTTATGGATGACGAGGATCGTGAGAATGAAGGTGATATTATTATCGCAGCTGAACATATCACACCTGAAGCTATCAACTTTATGGCGACACATGGTCGCGGCCTCATCTGTCTAACCATGACAAAAGATCGATGCGTTAATCTTGGTCTTGCTCCAATGGTGCAAGACAACAACGCTCAATACACCACGAATTTCACGGTTTCTATTGAAGCCGCAGAAGGGGTGACCACCGGAATTTCAGCCTCTGATCGCGCAGTGACTGTGCTTGCTGCGGTAGGAAAAGACGCAAAAGCGGCGGATCTTGTACAGCCGGGGCATATATTCCCACTGACCGCTCAAGACGGCGGTGTATTGACTCGCGCAGGTCATACAGAGGCGGGTTGCGATTTAGCGCGTTTAGCGGGTCTTGAACCTTCATCGGTCATTGTAGAGATTCTTAATGAAGATGGCAGCATGGCTCGCCGTCCTGACTTGGAAATATTCTCAGAAAAACATGATATCAAGGTAGGCACAATTGCTGACCTTATCGAGTATCGAAACAACACTGAAACAACGATTGAACGCGTTGCAGAATGCAAGCTCCCAACAGAGTTTGGTGATTTTGATTTGGTGACATATCGCGACACGATTGATAATGAAATTCACTATGCACTGCGTAAAGGTTCGGTTAGCGCCAATGAAGCATGTTTAGTTCGTGTTCATTTGCATGATGTATTTACGGATCTGCTTCGTTCAAATAGAAATGCCGATCGTAGCTGGACATTAGACACCGCGATGAAACGTATCGGTGATGAGGGTGGTATTTTAGTTATTTTGGGTCATGAAGAGTCTAGCGATCTACTTGTCCACCGTGTGAAAATGTTTGAACAACAAGATAAAGGTCAAGCACCTACCATGGCTAAAAAGCAGGGCACGTCTCGCCGGGTTGGTATCGGTTCGCAGATACTAGCTGATATGGGTGTGAGCAAAATGAAATTATTATCTTCGACAGATAAACGCTACCACGCTCTTGGTGGTTTTGGTTTAGAAGTGGTTGAGTACGTGACAGAATAA